Proteins encoded in a region of the Trypanosoma brucei gambiense DAL972 chromosome 11, complete sequence genome:
- a CDS encoding 40S ribosomal protein SA, putative, protein MTSVSSGAKVLRMKESDVQKLLAMHCHLGTKNSSSAMKKYIHGRTSDGTNIIDIHMTWEKLILAARVIAAVENPQDVTVCSTRLFGQRAIFKFSQLVGTSFLGGRFIPGTFTNQIQKKFMQPRVLVVTDPRTDHQALREASLVNIPVIAFCDTDAPLEFVDIAIPCNNRGRHSISMMYWLLAREVLRLRGTIPRSVPWEVKVDLFFYRDPEEALKQEEATAAAEVHEEADEGYGWVERDNTWEQ, encoded by the coding sequence ATGACCTCCGTCTCGTCCGGCGCTAAGGTCCTCCGAATGAAGGAGAGCGACGTGCAGAAGTTGCTCGCCATGCACTGCCACCTCGGCACgaagaacagcagcagcgccaTGAAGAAGTACATCCACGGGCGCACAAGCGACGGCACAAATATCATTGATATCCACATGACGTGGGAGAAGCTGATCCTTGCCGCCCGTGTGATCGCTGCGGTGGAGAACCCACAGGATGTCACCGTCTGTTCCACACGCCTATTCGGGCAGCGCGCCATCTTCAAGTTTTCCCAACTCGTTGGGACATCGTTCCTCGGTGGCCGGTTTATTCCCGGTACATTCACCAACCAGATCCAGAAGAAGTTCATGCAGCCACGCGTTCTGGTTGTCACGGATCCCCGCACAGACCACCAGGCCCTACGTGAAGCGAGCCTTGTCAACATCCCCGTCATTGCTTTCTGCGACACGGACGCACCACTGGAGTTTGTTGACATTGCCATCCCGTGCAATAACCGTGGACGCCATTCTATCAGCATGATGTATTGGCTGTTAGCCCGGGAGGTGCTGAGGCTCCGTGGCACCATCCCACGTAGTGTACCATGGGAAGTGAAAGTGGACCTCTTCTTCTACCGTGACCCTGAAGAGGCATTGAAGCAAGAGGAGGCCACCGCCGCAGCTGAGGTCCATGAAGAAGCTGACGAGGGTTATGGATGGGTGGAGCGCGACAACACATGGGAGCAGTAA